A genomic stretch from Candidatus Ozemobacteraceae bacterium includes:
- a CDS encoding tyrosine recombinase: MHGKIFLRCPLWNPGRVCYAFPSPVHTLAKEAETFLQSLIDSFLAHCEKERSMSAHTVRAYAADLHLFLDWMRRMAPPAEPARAEKLTASEIRSFWAQRRQAGVCGNSVRRAQSALRGLFAFAIRRGVIRENPMDTVDPARGGRPLPRILSEEEAERLMTSNDSSLSGLRDRALLELLYGSGLRASEVVSLTRQSLDCRAGLLRVTGKGSKERIVPLTPAAINAVGEYLRRRDAEQPDARNEPALFLNLQGTPLRVRSVARILEKHIRAIALARHISPHDLRHSFATHLLNGGADLRAVQDMLGHASLSTTQIYTHLSRDRLQKIYTATHPRSGGETS, translated from the coding sequence ATGCACGGAAAAATATTTTTACGGTGCCCCTTGTGGAACCCCGGTCGTGTTTGTTATGCTTTTCCATCCCCGGTTCATACCCTCGCGAAAGAGGCGGAAACGTTCTTGCAGAGCCTGATTGATAGCTTTCTGGCCCACTGTGAAAAGGAGCGGTCGATGTCAGCGCACACGGTGCGCGCATACGCCGCCGATCTTCACCTCTTCCTCGATTGGATGCGTCGCATGGCGCCGCCGGCAGAGCCTGCCCGCGCCGAAAAACTCACCGCATCCGAGATCCGCTCGTTCTGGGCACAACGGCGACAGGCGGGTGTGTGCGGCAACAGCGTGAGGCGTGCACAATCGGCTCTCAGAGGCCTTTTTGCGTTTGCAATCCGCAGAGGAGTCATCCGCGAGAACCCCATGGACACGGTGGATCCGGCCCGCGGCGGCAGGCCGCTCCCCCGGATTCTTTCCGAGGAGGAAGCCGAACGGCTGATGACCTCGAACGACTCGTCGCTGTCGGGGCTTCGGGACAGGGCTCTTCTCGAACTTCTCTACGGAAGCGGACTTCGGGCATCAGAAGTCGTTTCGCTCACGAGGCAGTCCCTCGATTGTCGGGCCGGGCTCCTGCGGGTGACGGGGAAAGGGTCGAAAGAGCGCATCGTTCCTCTCACGCCGGCCGCCATAAACGCCGTCGGCGAGTATCTCCGACGCCGGGATGCCGAACAGCCTGATGCACGGAACGAGCCGGCCCTTTTCCTGAATCTGCAGGGCACCCCCCTCCGGGTGCGCAGCGTTGCCCGCATTCTGGAAAAGCATATCCGGGCCATTGCTCTCGCGCGTCACATCAGCCCTCATGATCTTCGTCACTCGTTCGCGACGCATTTGCTGAACGGCGGCGCCGACCTCCGCGCCGTGCAGGATATGCTCGGCCATGCAAGCCTTTCCACGACGCAGATTTACACGCACCTAAGCCGCGACCGGCTCCAGAAGATTTACACAGCCACCCATCCCCGCTCCGGAGGAGAAACGTCATGA
- the hslV gene encoding ATP-dependent protease subunit HslV, protein MIGTDGFKATTILAVIRDGRLAMGADGQVTHGDQIVKHGARKLRRLSGDRALGGFAGHTADALTLFERFESKLEAVPGSLKRAAVDLAKEWRTDRALRRLDAMLLVGDAAQILLLSGQGDVVEPDEPVAAIGSGAPAALAAARALLRHTTLGAAEIVKHAMQIASEQCIYTNDRITVEILAR, encoded by the coding sequence ATGATCGGGACCGACGGATTCAAGGCGACCACCATCCTGGCCGTCATCCGCGACGGCCGCCTCGCCATGGGGGCGGATGGCCAGGTCACGCACGGCGACCAGATCGTCAAGCACGGAGCCCGCAAGCTCCGCAGGCTTTCCGGCGACCGCGCCCTCGGCGGCTTTGCGGGGCACACGGCCGACGCGCTGACCCTGTTCGAACGGTTCGAATCGAAACTCGAGGCGGTTCCCGGCAGCCTCAAGCGAGCCGCGGTCGACCTTGCGAAGGAGTGGCGGACGGACCGTGCCCTGCGCCGGCTCGATGCGATGCTCCTGGTCGGGGACGCGGCACAGATCCTGCTTCTGTCAGGCCAGGGCGACGTCGTCGAGCCCGACGAGCCGGTCGCGGCAATCGGCTCCGGTGCCCCGGCGGCGCTCGCGGCAGCCCGTGCCCTGCTCAGGCACACGACGCTCGGCGCGGCCGAGATCGTGAAACACGCGATGCAGATCGCTTCGGAACAGTGCATTTATACGAACGACAGAATCACCGTGGAGATACTCGCGCGATGA
- the hslU gene encoding ATP-dependent protease ATPase subunit HslU: MTDNAMHRSTAPARELLPQDIVAELDRYIVGQQKAKRAVAIAWRNRFRRSLVKGPLYDDIRPKNILMIGPTGVGKTEIARRLTQIANVPFLKVEATKFTEVGYVGRDVDSIIRDLVETGLRIVRARRMAELAPQVQARVRERLLDLLLPRKHPLSGFERGSTKHHEMPMDRIEPDSHDTIRDHLAAKLDAGQLDEQTVEIEVTENVTPTVEVISHSGVEEMGFNLQGIQSMLGTILPGRRGRRRVTVREAREQLTNEETARLVDSEESQREAVKLVESHGVVFLDEIDKIAASYVSKSGPDVSREGVQRDLLPLVEGTTVMTKHGPVNTDHILFIAAGAFTVTKPSDLIPELQGRFPVRVELDKLTAADFERILTEPTNALTRQYAALLAADGVDLVFTPEAIERIASFAVMVNTMQENIGARRLHTVIERLLDEVSFDAPKAAQGRYEVTPELVDRVLGPFLKDQDLARFIL; encoded by the coding sequence ATGACCGACAACGCAATGCACCGATCCACGGCACCGGCCCGGGAACTTCTTCCCCAGGATATCGTCGCCGAACTCGACCGGTATATCGTCGGCCAGCAGAAGGCCAAACGCGCCGTCGCGATCGCCTGGCGGAACCGCTTTCGCCGCAGCCTCGTCAAAGGGCCGCTGTATGACGACATCCGCCCGAAAAATATCCTGATGATCGGCCCCACCGGCGTCGGCAAGACCGAGATCGCCCGCAGGCTGACCCAGATCGCGAACGTCCCGTTCCTCAAGGTCGAGGCCACAAAGTTCACCGAAGTGGGCTACGTCGGCCGCGACGTCGACTCGATCATCCGCGACCTCGTCGAAACCGGGCTTCGCATCGTCCGGGCGCGCCGCATGGCCGAGCTCGCTCCCCAGGTCCAGGCGCGCGTGCGCGAGCGGCTGCTCGACCTGCTTCTGCCGAGAAAGCACCCGCTGAGCGGGTTCGAACGGGGCTCAACAAAACACCACGAAATGCCGATGGACCGTATAGAGCCTGATTCCCACGACACGATCCGCGACCACCTGGCCGCCAAGCTCGACGCGGGACAGCTCGATGAACAGACTGTCGAAATCGAGGTGACCGAGAACGTGACACCGACCGTCGAAGTCATTTCCCACAGTGGGGTCGAGGAAATGGGCTTCAACCTTCAGGGAATCCAGTCCATGCTCGGGACCATCCTCCCCGGTCGGCGCGGCCGGCGGCGTGTCACGGTCCGAGAGGCGCGCGAGCAGCTGACGAACGAAGAGACGGCCCGGCTGGTCGATTCCGAAGAGAGCCAGCGCGAGGCCGTGAAGCTCGTGGAATCGCACGGCGTCGTCTTCCTCGACGAGATCGACAAGATCGCCGCCTCCTACGTCAGCAAGAGCGGCCCCGACGTCTCCCGCGAAGGCGTGCAGCGCGACCTGCTGCCCCTCGTCGAGGGCACGACGGTCATGACGAAGCACGGCCCGGTGAACACCGACCACATCCTGTTCATTGCGGCCGGCGCGTTCACGGTCACCAAGCCGTCCGACCTGATTCCCGAGCTCCAGGGGCGATTCCCGGTTCGGGTCGAGCTCGACAAGCTCACCGCCGCCGACTTCGAGCGCATTCTCACCGAGCCGACAAACGCCCTGACTCGCCAGTATGCGGCGCTTCTCGCCGCTGACGGCGTCGACCTGGTCTTCACGCCCGAAGCCATCGAGCGCATCGCCTCGTTCGCCGTCATGGTGAACACGATGCAGGAAAACATCGGCGCGCGTCGCCTGCACACGGTGATCGAGCGGCTCCTCGACGAGGTCAGCTTCGACGCCCCCAAGGCCGCGCAGGGCCGGTATGAAGTCACTCCCGAGCTGGTCGACCGCGTTCTGGGTCCGTTCCTCAAGGACCAAGACCTCGCCCGGTTCATTCTCTGA
- the flgB gene encoding flagellar basal body rod protein FlgB: MFRDLTETSTLNLLAKGLGTAALRHKVISNNIANVNTPGFKRQVVSFEDEMAKVFDGRPELAGKRTDDRHIPIDNINYMDVTPSVATDRVHVMRNDRNNVDIDVEMADLSKNTMLYQIESTRLAAMFSDLNDIITRGGRA; this comes from the coding sequence ATGTTCCGCGATCTGACCGAAACCTCCACCCTCAATCTTCTCGCGAAGGGCCTCGGAACGGCCGCCCTGCGCCACAAGGTCATTTCGAACAACATCGCGAACGTGAACACGCCCGGCTTCAAACGCCAGGTCGTCAGCTTCGAGGACGAGATGGCGAAAGTGTTCGACGGACGCCCCGAACTCGCCGGGAAGCGCACCGACGACAGGCATATTCCCATAGATAACATCAACTATATGGATGTGACGCCATCCGTCGCGACCGATCGCGTGCATGTCATGCGCAACGACCGGAACAACGTCGACATCGACGTCGAGATGGCCGATCTTTCCAAGAACACGATGCTGTATCAGATCGAATCGACGCGGCTCGCGGCGATGTTCTCGGATCTGAACGACATCATCACGAGAGGAGGTAGAGCCTGA
- the flgC gene encoding flagellar basal body rod protein FlgC codes for MGLFGAIDTSASGLTAERLRMDVISNNIANVNTTRTEDGGPFRRQLCIFQSRSHEHRWPFTAATERGKSPVGTGVRVAGVMSDQSPFKLVYDPNHPDADKDGYVRFPNINIVHEMVDMITCTRAYEANVTSINAAKDIVNSALGIGRR; via the coding sequence ATGGGTCTCTTCGGCGCCATCGACACATCCGCTTCCGGCCTGACCGCGGAGCGTCTCCGGATGGACGTGATCTCGAACAACATCGCGAACGTGAACACGACGCGCACCGAGGACGGCGGTCCGTTCCGGCGCCAGTTGTGCATCTTCCAGTCGCGCAGCCACGAGCACCGGTGGCCGTTTACGGCCGCCACCGAGCGCGGCAAATCGCCGGTCGGCACGGGCGTCAGGGTCGCGGGCGTGATGTCCGACCAGTCGCCCTTCAAGCTCGTCTACGACCCGAACCACCCCGACGCGGACAAAGACGGCTACGTCCGGTTCCCCAACATCAACATTGTGCATGAGATGGTCGACATGATCACATGCACGCGGGCCTACGAAGCCAACGTCACGAGCATCAACGCGGCGAAGGACATCGTGAACTCGGCGCTTGGCATCGGAAGACGATGA
- the fliE gene encoding flagellar hook-basal body complex protein FliE: MRIESITPFETGKPSAASRIDAKEQWQMFADKLQTAITEVDDLEKASQKLTQDAVLGRVENLHDVMIAAEKARTAMNLTLEVRNKALEAYKEIMRMQF, encoded by the coding sequence ATGCGCATCGAATCAATTACCCCGTTCGAAACAGGCAAACCCAGCGCCGCGTCCCGCATCGACGCGAAGGAGCAGTGGCAGATGTTCGCCGACAAGCTTCAGACGGCGATCACCGAGGTCGACGACCTCGAGAAGGCATCGCAGAAGCTCACGCAGGACGCCGTCCTGGGCCGCGTCGAAAACCTCCACGACGTCATGATCGCGGCGGAAAAGGCCCGCACCGCCATGAACCTGACGCTCGAGGTCCGCAACAAGGCGCTTGAAGCCTACAAGGAAATCATGCGCATGCAGTTCTGA
- the fliF gene encoding flagellar basal-body MS-ring/collar protein FliF, whose translation MTEFLRQLWEPIAKLPRAQQIMLAGIVILVFAGIITATMWGSQKDFTPLFEEQLKLEDAGKVVAKLKELNIEYKLGATSSDIQVPLTDKSYILLQLAQEKTLPQARAGWSKLIDDRSMFAGTTKDEFELNFVRGLQDELESSLMRYDAVESAEVHITKPKKEVFKEDQKEPTAAVFLKLRPNKDLDRDKVRAIREWLSSAVEGLKPENIRITDTEAHDLTRLLDEDEDMTLDKVKSAQLKHTIEVEKRLEKKLRSQLEEAFGSGKASVRVTATMDFDQKEALAEVLIPPVEGATMGVIVSQKIENEAYEGKDLTKDGEPGVNSNLPPGAPAYPSTEGTTANKYQRNAAIQNVDYTRSKEKFVKEQGTIKRLSVSIILDGNSEKVPPSLEEQIRSVAQASVGFDKKRGDLLTLMVYPFNNDMAEKARRDMVERQHQERTMFMIVIGLLMAIPVMLGMVYIFVRMSRARAMVKEQEALVEATRAKEQLRQAEEMRKQKIREQQEMEWERRFQDINNFFPEIKELEEKRRKVQDLRQKAYSYAREQDVMPPDFDEMTPEEQYLFREAFKRKADGTLDDGLARIEALIGERERAHQAEMDKLAQEANVRAKLEDRVRQLVESKPEDAVQVLRIWLEEE comes from the coding sequence ATGACCGAGTTCTTGCGGCAACTCTGGGAGCCCATCGCGAAGCTTCCCCGGGCCCAGCAGATCATGCTGGCCGGTATCGTCATACTTGTATTCGCCGGTATTATAACGGCCACGATGTGGGGTTCACAGAAGGACTTCACGCCGCTCTTTGAAGAACAGCTGAAACTCGAGGACGCCGGCAAGGTCGTTGCGAAGCTGAAGGAACTGAACATCGAGTACAAGCTCGGCGCCACGAGCTCGGACATCCAGGTCCCGCTCACCGACAAGAGCTACATTCTTCTCCAGCTCGCCCAGGAGAAGACCCTGCCCCAAGCCCGCGCCGGCTGGTCGAAGCTGATCGACGACCGGTCGATGTTCGCCGGCACGACGAAGGACGAGTTCGAGCTCAACTTCGTCCGCGGCCTCCAGGACGAGCTGGAAAGCTCGCTGATGCGTTACGACGCCGTCGAGAGCGCGGAGGTCCACATCACCAAGCCGAAGAAAGAAGTCTTCAAGGAGGACCAGAAGGAGCCGACGGCCGCCGTCTTCCTCAAGCTCCGGCCGAACAAGGACCTCGACCGAGACAAGGTCCGCGCCATTCGAGAGTGGCTGTCCTCAGCTGTCGAGGGACTCAAGCCCGAGAATATCCGCATCACCGACACCGAGGCGCACGACCTGACCCGCCTCCTCGACGAGGACGAAGACATGACCCTCGACAAGGTCAAGTCGGCCCAGCTCAAGCACACGATCGAAGTCGAGAAACGCCTCGAAAAGAAGCTTCGCAGCCAACTCGAAGAGGCGTTCGGCAGCGGCAAGGCGTCCGTGCGCGTCACCGCCACGATGGACTTCGACCAGAAGGAAGCGCTCGCGGAAGTGCTGATTCCTCCAGTCGAAGGCGCGACGATGGGCGTCATTGTTTCCCAGAAAATCGAGAACGAAGCCTACGAAGGCAAGGACCTCACGAAAGACGGCGAGCCCGGCGTGAATTCGAACCTGCCGCCCGGCGCGCCGGCCTACCCTTCGACCGAGGGCACCACCGCCAACAAATACCAGCGGAACGCGGCGATCCAGAACGTCGATTACACGAGATCGAAGGAAAAGTTCGTCAAGGAACAGGGCACCATCAAGCGCCTCTCGGTCTCGATCATTCTCGACGGCAACTCGGAGAAGGTGCCGCCAAGTCTCGAGGAACAGATCAGGAGCGTCGCCCAGGCCTCGGTCGGCTTCGACAAGAAGCGCGGCGACCTGCTCACCCTCATGGTGTATCCGTTCAACAACGACATGGCCGAGAAAGCCCGCCGCGACATGGTGGAGCGGCAGCATCAGGAGCGAACGATGTTCATGATTGTCATTGGACTGTTGATGGCCATTCCCGTCATGCTCGGAATGGTGTATATTTTCGTCCGGATGTCGCGGGCACGGGCGATGGTCAAGGAGCAGGAAGCGCTCGTGGAAGCGACCCGGGCGAAGGAACAGCTGCGGCAAGCCGAAGAGATGCGCAAGCAGAAGATTCGGGAGCAGCAGGAGATGGAGTGGGAGCGCCGCTTCCAGGACATCAACAACTTCTTCCCGGAGATCAAGGAGCTCGAGGAAAAGCGGCGCAAGGTGCAGGATCTGCGGCAGAAGGCCTACTCCTATGCGCGCGAACAGGACGTCATGCCGCCTGACTTCGACGAGATGACGCCCGAAGAGCAGTATCTGTTCCGCGAGGCGTTCAAGCGCAAGGCGGACGGCACGCTCGACGACGGCCTCGCCCGCATCGAGGCCCTCATCGGCGAGCGGGAACGGGCCCACCAGGCCGAGATGGACAAGCTCGCCCAGGAGGCCAACGTGCGCGCCAAGCTCGAAGACCGCGTGCGGCAGCTCGTGGAAAGCAAACCGGAGGATGCGGTGCAGGTTCTCCGCATCTGGCTCGAGGAGGAATAA